ATCCGCTGAACATAACCCTGACCAGCCCGACCAACAACCAGCGGGTGGCTACCAACAACGTGTATTCGGTGTCGGCCAATGTATCGGTGCTGCCCCCGGTGACTGTTGCCCGGGTGGAATTCTTCTTTGATGGCGTTTCGCTGGGGGTGGATACCACCGCCCCCTACTCGATGGTGGTTTCCAACCGGCAGTTGGGCACCCATACGGTGTACGCGGTGGCCACCGACAGCCTGGGCCGGCAGAAAACCTCCGCCACCAACACGCTGGAATTCATCATTGATCCTTTGGCCAATGATAATTTTGTCAACCGCACCCGTCTGAGCATTCCGGCCACCGTTACTGGCTCCAACGTGGGCGCCACCACCGAGACCGGCGAACCGCGTGGCACGGGCTTTTTCCAGCGGGGTGCCTCGGTGTGGTTCAGTTTTGTGGCGCCCATTAGCGGCAGCGTGCGAGTGGACACTTTCGGCAGCAGTTTCAACACCACCCTGGGCATCTACCGCGGCACGGCGGTGAATACGTTAACCGAAGTGGCCTACAATGACAACGCCCCCGGATACGCGGATGTGAGCCTCATCACGTTTAATGCCACCGAAGGGGTGGAATACCACATTCAGTTGGCGGGTGCGCCCGGTTTCGGCACCCCGCCGGCCACCGGCACTTACGTGCTGAATCTGAGCATGCCGCCGGTAGTGAGAATTGTAAGTCCCACCAATAACACCCTGTTTCTAACCGGGGAAGCCATACCCATCTCGATCACCGCCACAGCGGCGGTGGGCACGCTGCAACAGGTGGAACTTTATCGCAACGGGGTTCTGGCCGCCACAGACACCACTGCGCCCTACGAATTCACCCTCACCAACGCCCCGCCCGGCAGCAACGCCTTGGTGGCGGTGGCGGTGGACAGTCTGGGGCAGCGGGCCTCCTCAGCAACGGTCAACGTGTTGGTGGCCAACCTGGGCATGACAATCACTTCGCCCGCGGATGGAGCCACTTATTTAAGCACCAATCCCATTACAGTGAATGCCCTCGCCATGCTGCGGGAGGGCAACATGACCAATGTGAATTTTTATGCCGACGGCCGGTGGTTTGCCTCGGACAGCACGGCCCCCTATTCCGGCGTTTGGAGCAATGTTTCGCCGGGGGTGCATGAGCTGACGGTGGTGGGGACGGATGAAGCCGGCCGGCAGTACCCCAGCCCGCCGGTGTTGATCGCCGTGGCTTACCGGCTGATTCCCAGCAATTCCGTATGGAAGTATCTGGATGACGGCTCAGACCAGGGCACCGCCTGGCGCGAGTTGAACTTTGATGACAGTGAATGGGAGAGCGGGCCGGGGCAACTGGGTTATGGAGACGGGGATGAGGCCACGGTCATTAACAGCGGCCCTTCCGGCAATTTTTTCATCACCACTTATTTCCGGCGCGACCTGATCATCGCCGACCCTGCCCAGTTTACCAACCTGGTTTTCCAGGTGTTGCGGGATGATGGCGCGGTGGTCTATGTCAATGGCGTCGAAGCCGCGCGTTACAACATGCCGGCAGGGCCCATCACTTACACCACCCTCGCGAATAATGCGATGGACGACGGCACGGTGTACTACGCGGCGGATGTTTCCCCGGCACTCCTTCGGCCGGGCCGCAATGTAATTGCCGTGGAGGTACATCAAAGTTCCAGCACGAGCACGGATGTGACGTTTGATTTGCAACTGCTGGGCGTGCCGTTCATCCCGCGCAATAAACTTCCCGATGTGACCGTGACCCAGCCGCCCGCCGGCGCCAAATACCTGCTGGGTGAACCGGTACGGGTGGAGGCCACAGCCCAGGATGCCGATGGTGAAGTGGTGCGGATGTCCATTTATGCCGGGGGGCAGTTGCTGGCCTCGGCCCAGGGGGCGCAGATCAGCTTTGTGTGGTCCAATGCTCCCGCCGGTCTGCATGAGTTGGTGGTGATGGCTGACGACAGCGCTGGTGGCCGGGGTAAATCACCGGTCATCCCGGTGGCGGTCTTCCCGCCGGGCAACACGGGCTGGCGGGCGGTGAATGATCAACAGCCGGGGCCGGCCTCGCATCCTTATGCGACGTTCTACACTCCCTTTGGCCGGGTGGGCGGCGCTTTGTCCTCCGGGCCGCTGTGGGATGTTTTCAGTGGCACTCCGCTGGCGGCCCGTTTGAGCGTGTCCGGCCAGCAGCTTGTGGCCACCACGCAATGCGGCGCGCCGCCGCCAGGCACCCCAGCCCACCAGATTTTTGGGCCATACGTGGATTTCGGCACGTACTACGGCGACAATGGCATACTCATGTACGGCCAGGGCCAGTTGGTGCACGAGTTCAGCGGCTTGAACCCGGCGCGCAAATACCGCCTGCGGGCCACCGTCGTGGGCGGCAATGCCGCTTACGCCAACTGGTGGACTTTGTTTGCATTGGAGGGGGCCACGGCTTTCGCCGGCGCGCACACGGCCAACGTGTTGACGCAGGGGCAGTATCCCCTGGTGTTGCAAGCGCATCAGGCCGCGATGGCGGTGGGCGACAATCGCACCGGCGATGTGATTGGGTGGGATGAAATTGTTCCTTCGGCCGCCGGCCGGTTGCGTCTGATTTCGAGCCTGTATTCCGGCCCGGTGCCGGGCGGACAAGTGCCCAGCCCGCTGACCTATGCGCCGGTGGCGGTGATGTTGGAGGAGGCTGGCGGACCGGCGCCGCTGGTGTGGCTGACCGCTCCCACTAACGGGTGGGTGGAAGAAGGCCCCTTGGCGGTAACGCTGCAGGCCGAGGCGCTGGCGTATGACGCCGTCAGCCGGGTGGACTTTGTGGGCAACAATCAGGTTCTTGCCTCGATCGCCTCGGCGCCTTATCGCTTCACCTGGACCAATGCACCTTTCGGCACCAATACCGTCATGGCGGTAGCGTGCGGGGCTTCGGGGGCTGGTGCCACCTCTGCACCGGTATCCTTTGTGCTGACCGTGCCGCCGCCCAATGAGCTGCCACCTACGGTGGCGTATGTTTATCCGCCGCCGGGCACAGTGACCAACCTGACCCGGATTCAGGTGATCTTCAGTGAGAAGGTGGTGGGTGTGGATGCGGCGGACTTGTTGATCAACGGTGTGCCGGCCACCAACATGACCGGCAGCGGCTCCAACTATGTGTTCTACTTCCCACAGCCGGCCTTCGGGAATGTGGGGGTGCAGTGGTCCTCCAATCATAACATCACCGATTTGGGCTGGCCCATCCGCCTCGAATTCTACGAATTCAGCGCCGGGGCCACCTGGGATTATGTGCTGGCCGATTTGACGCCGCCTACCATCGTGGCCAAGAACCCGCCGGCGGGGGCCTCGCTGACCAACCTGACGCAGGTCACCGTGACCTTTAGCGAACCAGTGGCGGGTGTGGATGCGGCGGATTTTCTGGTCAACAACGTGCCCGCTTACGACGTGCAACAGCAAAACCTTACCAATTACACCTTCTTCTTCTCCCAGCCGGCCTCCGGCACGGTGAACATTTCCTGGGCGGTCAACCATGGGATAACCGATCGGGCCACGCCGCCCAACAATTTCAACCGGACCGGCTCCGGGGCCACCTGGAGCTACACCCTGGATGCCAAGACCATCCTGATTCCTTCCAACAGTCTGTGGCGCTTTGTGAAGGGTACGCAGGAAGCCTCGGATCCTCGCGAGGCCTGGCGGCAGTTCGGGTTTGACGACTCGGGATGGTCCAATGCCCCGGCGCCGTTCTTCTTTGGCGATCCCTACTCCAACGGCGTGCCGGCCTACACGCTGTTGGACGACATGCGCTCCAATTACACGAGCATCTACCTGCGCCGGCCGTTTGTGGTGCCCAATCCCACAGCCGTGACCAATCTCTATCTGCGCGCCATCATGGATGACGGCATGGTGGTGTGGATTAATGGCGTGGAGGTGCTGCGCTACAATGTGCCGGCGGGCGACCTGGCCTATGATGCCACCGCCTCCAGTGCCATCATGGAGCAGAACGGCCTGCCATACACCAATTATGCACTGTTGGACCCGCGCTTGTACCTGCGCGCCGGCACCAATATCATCGCTGTGCATGCCCTCAACGAATCGCTCTCCGCCAGCAGTGATTTCTGCTTCAACGCCGAGTTGTTCACCTATATTCCCAACACGGAATTGGAGGCCCCGCGGCTGGTGCAGCGGCTGCCGGATGCCACGTATCTCTTTGCGCTGACCAACATTACGGTGGTGTTTAGCGAGCCGGTAACCAATGTGCAGGCCAGCGATCTCCTCATCAACGGCCAGCCGGCCGCCAGCGTCAGCTCGCCCAGCAATCACATTTACATCTTTAGTTTCCCGCAGCCGCCGTATGGTCCCGTCACCGTGGCCTGGGTGGCCAACCATGGGATCGTGGATTTGGACCTGGTGCCCAAGCCATTCACCGGCGGGACCTGGCAGCATGTGCTGCTCAATCCGGATTTGCCGTATGTCACCGCGGTGACGCCCGCCGCGGGCAGCCGCCTGGGTGAACTGACCCAAATCGCCCTCACTTTCTCCGAGCCGGTGCAAGGGGTGAAGGCCGGCGATTTGTTGATCAACGGTACGCCCGCGGCTGCGGTCAGCGGTGGCGGGGCGCAATATGTCTTCACCTTCCCGCAGCCGGCCTACGGCAGCATCTCGGTCACCTTCGCCGAGAACCATCAAATCCGCGACTTCGCCGCCAGCCCGAACCGATTGGATGTGACCTGGCCGGCCCACACCTGGAGTTACACCTTGGTGGATATGACACCGCCGGTGCTGGCCGGCATCCAGCCTCCTCCCAACACGATGGTCACGGGTTTGACGCAAATTACCGTGACCTTCAGCGAGCCGGTCTCCGGAGTCACCGCCAATGATCTGCTCATTAACGGGCGCGCGGCCCGAACGGTCACCGGCTCGAATGCGGTGTACACCTTCACCTTCCCGCAGCCCAATGCTTCGCAGGTCACTGTGACCTGGGCGGCCAATCATGGCATACGCGATCTGGCCGCCACGCCCAACAACTTTGACGCCGCCGCTCCGGGCGCCAGTTGGGTTTATCTCACGCCCGACAACCTCCCGCCGTCCTTGGCCTCCGTCTCCCCCGGCCCCAATCTGCGCGTGCGTTCGCTCAAGCGCATCCGGGTGACCTTCGATGAGCCGGTGACGGGGGTGGACGCGGCCGATTTGCGGGTGAACAACCAGCCGGCCCTCTCGGTGTCCGGCACGGGCGCCGGCCCGTATGAGTTTGTGCTGCCGGCGGTGTCCACCGGCGTGGTGAATGTGGCTTGGGCTGCCGGTCACGGCATCCGCGATGTGGCCACGCCGGCCAACTCCTTTGCGGGCGGCAGTTGGACCTACACGGTGGAGCCGGGCTTGCCGGGACCGTTTGCCGTCAAGCACGTGATATTGATCAGCGTGGATGGTCTGGGCTCGGTCTATTTGTCCAACTACATTTATCATGCCTCGGAATACTTCCCCAACTTCACCCGCCTGTTTACCGAGGGCAGCTCCACGCTGAACGCGCGGAATGACTACACCCAGTCGGAGACCGTGCCCAATCACTCCTCGATGCTGACCGGCCGGCCGGTGGCCCAGCCCGAGGGTTGGGATAACACCACCCACCATGGCGTGACCTTCAACTCCGACAACGGCCTGACCATCCACGTCACCGGCAACACGGCGGTCCCATACAAGTCCAGTCCGTTTGACGTGGCGCACGATTACGGCTTGAGCACCGCTTTCCTGTACAGCAAACAGTCGCTGACCTTCCTGGCTCGCAGTTGGAGCACCGGCGGCGGGGCCGATTTGATCGGCACGGACAATGGCTCCAACAAGATTGACCGGCTGCTGTCCTCTGTGAACGCGGGCAACTACGGCCCCAGCTCGGCGCTGGTGGATGAATTGGTGGGGCGCATTGCCGCCACCAATCTGTGGAATTTCACCTTCATGCACTGGACAGAACTGGACCAGTACGGCCATCAGGCGGGCTGGGGTTCGGCCACCTACAGCAACCAGATGCGCAATCTGGATGAACAGATGGGCCGGCTGCTTGATGCACTGTTGGCCAATCCCGAGGTGGGGCGGCAGACGGTGATCATCGTCACCGCCGATCATGGGGGCACGGGCATCGGTCATGCAGACCCTGCCAACAGCACCATTTACTCAATCCCGCTCTGCTTCTGGGGCGCGGGCATTGCGGCCGGTGGCGATCCCTACCAGATGTTCAGCAATCGCGCCAATCCCGGCAGCGCGCGTTACAATTACAATGAAACACGCGTCCTGCTGCCGCTGTATAACGGCGATTGCGCCAATCTAAGCGTCACGCTGCTGGGCTTGCCGCAAGTCCCCGGTTCCAGCTTGATGCCGGTGTTTGGGCCGAAACCCGTGTCGCTGGTGGCGGGCCGCAGCCAGGGGGCCGTGCAAATTGTCTGGCCCGATCATGAAGCCCTGGTTCTGCAGGTCTCCCCGGCCCTCGGCCCGCAAGCCAACTGGCAGCCGGTAACTCAGGGCATCACGCTGGAAAATGGACTCCGGATCTTCCGGGTGATGCCGCAGGGCGGCACCCCGCCGCAATTCTACCGCCTGGTGCGGGAGAATTGATCACCCCAGACGGTGCGGAGGCTTGTTCAAGAGGGGCCGGCGGGCATGCCGGCCCTTCTCTTTGCCAGGGGGAAGGGACGCGGCCCAAACCTCCGCCGGCCGACGTTGCGGACCGCCGCTCCCGGCCCCGTTAAAAAATTGCTGGCGTTTTGGGCCGCTTGGCCCAACATCGCCCCCGTCTTTTTTAAGGGCCGGGGCGCCCTTTCCAGACAAATGAAATGAAAGCAAAGATTGTCATTGCGCCGAAAAAGGCGGTGTTGGACCCGCAGGGCAAGGCCGTGCAAAATGCGCTGGAGCACATGGGTTACCGCGGCATCAAGGCCGTGCACGTGGGCAAGTACATTGAAATCGATTTGGAAGGTCAGGATCCCCAGGCCGCAGCCGCGTGGCTGCACGAGGCCTGCCACAAGCTGTTGAGCAACCCGATCATCGAAGATTATCACTTCGTTATCGAATAACCCCCGACGGGAGGCGTCTGCGAGCGGCTCGCGGCAGGCGCGGCCCGCCACTGGACTGGAAGAGGTCTTATGAATTTTGCGGTGTTGCAATTTCCCGGCTCCAATTGTGACCAGGATTGCGTGCATGTCCTCAAGAATGTGCTGGGGCACTCGGCCTGGCTGCAGTGGCACAAGGAGCACTCCCTGGGGGCGGCCGATGCCGTCATCGTGCCCGGCGGATTCAGTTATGGCGATTACTTGCGCACGGGGGCCATTGCCCGGTTCAGCCCTGTGATGCAGGCGGTGCAGGAGTTCGCCGCCCGGGGCGGTTTGGTGCTGGGCATCTGCAATGGTTTCCAAATCCTGTGCGAAGCCGGCCTGTTGCCGGGCGCGCTGGTGCGCAACCGCTCGCTGCAATTCCGTTGCGAGCACGTCTATCTGCGCGTCGCCACAGCCGACTCACCCTTCACCTGCCTGACGCCCGAAGGCTCCGTGCTGCGAATCCCCGTGGCGCATGGTGAAGGATGCTATTTTGCAGATGATGCCACGCTGGCGCAGCTGCAGACGGGCCGCCAGATCCTCTGGCAATATTGCAACGTTCACGGGGAGCTGACTGAGCGCGCCAATCCCAACGGCTCGCTCCTGAACATTGCCGGCATTTGCAATGCAGCCCGCAACGTGGCCGGCCTGATGCCCCACCCCGAGCGGGCCAGCGAGTCCATCCTGAATGGTGAAGATGGCCGGCGGCTGCTGGAAAGCATAATCCACTGGTGGCAAAAGTACGCCGCCGCTCCGGCCGCCTGACGCCGGCAGGCGCCTCCCCTCAAGCCATGATTTCTTATGAGTGACCCTGCCATTACCCCCGAGCTGGTGCAGAAACACGGCCTGACGCCCGAGGAATACCATATGATTCTGGACATCCTGGGACGGCCCCCCACCTACACCGAATTGGGCATTTTCTCGGTGATGTGGAGCGAGCATTGCTCCTACAAGAACACCCGGCCCCTCCTTAAAACCTTTCCTACCAAGTCCTCTTCCATCCTGGTGGGCGCGGGCGAGGAGAATGCCGGTATTGTGGACATCGGCGACGGCCTGGCCATCGCCTTCAAAATGGAGTCGCACAACCATCCCAGCGCGGTGGAACCGTTCCAGGGTGCGGCCACCGGCGTGGGCGGCATCATCCGCGACATTTTCACCATGGGCGCGCGGCCCATTTGCGCGCTGGACTCGCTGCGTTTTGGGGATCTGTCCAAACCCTCGGTCAAGCGCCTCTTTTCCGGTGTGGTCTCGGGCATCGCGCATTACGGCAACTGTTTCGGCATCCCCACCGTGGGGGGCGAGGTGTATTTTGACCCCTCCTTTGAGGGGAATCCGCTGGTCAACGTGTTCGCGCTGGGGGTGTTGCGCCACGAGCAGATCGCCCGCGGCAAGGCCTCCGGCGTGGGCAATCCCGTGTTCTACGTCGGCCCGGCCACCGGCCGCGACGGTCTGGCGGGGGCGGCCTTTGCCTCGCAGGACCTGACCGAAGAATCCGCCGAGCAGCAACGGGGCGCCGTGCAAGTGGGCGATCCCTTCATGGAAAAACTGCTCGTCGAGGCCTGCCTGGAATTGCTCGCCACCGACGCCGTGGCCGGCATCCAGGACATGGGCGCCGCGGGCTTGACCTGTTCAACGTGTGAGACCGCCGCCCGCGCTGGTACCGGCATCGAAATCGAATTAGACCGTGTGCCTCAGCGCGCGCCCAACATGAGCGCGTACGAGATCATGCTCAGTGAATCCCAGGAACGCATGCTCATCATTGTCAAAAAGGGCCGCGAGGCCGAGGTCCAGCGCATTTTCGACAAATGGGATCTGCCGTGGGCCCAGATTGGCGTGGTGACCGACACCGGCCGGATGGTGGTCAAACACCACGGCCAGGTGGTGGCCGACATCCCCGCCGCCAAACTGGCCAACGACGCCCCGGTGTATTATCGCGAATCCCGGACGCCGGCCTACTTCCAGGTCACGCGCGCCTTTTCCCTGGCGCAACTGCCCGACGTGCCGCAGCCGATGGCGTGCCTGAAGAAACTGCTGGCCTGGCCCACCATTGCCTCCAAAAACTGGGTATATCGCCAGTACGATCACATGGTGCGCAACGGTACGGTGGTGTTGCCCGGCTCGGATGCCGCCGTGGTGCGGCTCAAGGAGGACTGCCTGCCCGTGCTGCCGGCTGGTTCGCCGGCTGCGGGGCGGCCGGTGCCGGAGAAGTACCTGGCGCTCACCTCCGATTGCAATGCGGCCTATGTTTATCTGGATCCTTACGAGGGCGGCAAGGCGGCGGTGGCGGAGGCGGCGCGCAACCTGGCCTGCTCGGGTGCCCGGCCCCTGGGGGTGACCGACAATCTCAATTTTGGCAATCCACACAATCCCGAATTGTTTTTCCAGTTGAAGGAAGCGGTGCGTGGCGTGGCCGAGGCCTGCCGGGTGTTTGACGCCCCGGTCACGGGCGGTAATTGCAGCCTGTACAACCAAAGTCCCGAGGGCCCCATTGATCCCACCCCGACGGTGGCCATGGTGGGCATCATTGAAAGACGGGAGCACATCACCACCCAGTGGTTCAAGGCGGAGGGCGATGTCATCTTGTTACTTGGCCATCCTGTGGAGGCCTCTGACCCTTATCAGGGCCTGGGCGGCTCGGCGTATCTGTTGCTCCTCCACCGCCAAAAAATGGGGACGCCGCCGCCGTGCGACCTGGCCCGGGAGAAACGCCTGCATGACACGCTGCGCGAGTTGATTGCGCAGGGGTGGGTGCGGAGTGCGCATGATTGCAGCGAGGGCGGCCTGGCAGTCTGCCTCGCCGAGTGCTGCATGTCCCAACGTGAGGCACGCGGCCACAGCGTGCTGCGTGGGGCGGAAGTGGACTTCACCCCTTGGCAGGATGCCCGCCAGGATGCCCTGTGGTTTGGCGAGGCCCACGGCCGGGTGGTCATTTCCACCGCTCCGGCCGACGCGGAAAAAGTGGAGGCATGGGCCAGAAACCGGGGCGTGCCCGTCCATCGCCTGGGCGTGGTCAAGGGGCGGACGTTGAAAATTAAAACTGCCTCAAGCTCCCATTCCGCCCGCGTGAGCACCCTACATGATTTATGGTGGAATGCCATTGACCGCGCCATGAGCCAATAGTCTTTGGTCTGGTACTGGTAGCCACAGTACCGGCGGACTTTTCCCCCGGCCCCAAAACTCCCGTTGCGGAATGGCGGGAAGGCGTTATGCTAGAAGGCTGTCGCGTGGACGTGAGGGGGGCAACCTGAGGGGGTTGCAACGATGCCGCCACGCCTGATCATCGCACATGAAAGCGAAAGCCAAGCAAGACAACACGGAAACACCGCGCAAATTGCGGTTGGGGCTGCCCAAGGGCAGCCTGCAGGATGCCACCTTGGAGAAAATGGCCAAGGCGGGCTGGAACATCACCTTGAGCAGCCGTTCATACGTGCCGTATGTGGACGATCCGGAGCTGGAAATCCGGCTCATCCGGGCGCAGGAAATCAGCCGTTATGTGGATCATGGGCATCTGGACTGCGGCATCACCGGCTACGACTGGATTGTAGAAAATGGTAGTGACGTGCACGAGGTGGGCGAATTTTTGTTCTCCAAGGCCACCCGCCAGGCGGCGCGCTGGGTGTTGTGCGTGCCGGAAGATTCGCCCATTCAGTCGGTCAAGGACCTGGAGGGCAAGCGCATCGCCACCGAGGTGGTGAACATCACCAAGAAATACCTGCGCAAGCACGGCGTGAAGGCCGAGGTGGAGTTTTCCTGGGGGGCCACGGAGGTGAAGGCGCACGAGATGGTGGACGCGATTGTGGACATCACGGAGACCGGCTCCTCGTTGCGGGCCAACAAGCTGCGCATTGTGGATACGCTGTTGTCCTCGACGCCCCGGCTCATCGCCAATCATCAGGCGTGGAAAGATCCCTGGAAGCGGCGCAAGATTGAAATCCTGGCTCTGCTGCTCCGGGGCGCGCTGGATGCCGAGGCCAAGGTGGGGTTGAAGCTCAACATCGAGCAATCCCGCCTGCCGGGCGTGCTGGAGCGGCTGCCCGCGCTGCGCAATCCCACCATTTCGCAGCTCAGCCAGCCCGGCTGGGTGGCGGTGGAAACGATCATTGACGAGCATGTGGTGCGGCAGTTGATCCCGGAATTGAAGGCGGCCGGGGCGGAGGGGATTATTGAATATCCCTTGAACAAAGTGGTCTATTAAGCCAAACTTCAACCAATGGGCGCCGCTCCGCCGCTGTCCCCACTGGAATGACAGCGCGGGCCGGGGCGCCAATGGAAGCACAAGCATTGTTATGGGTTCATTAAAGAAACGTCGGAAAGCGAAGATCAACAAGCATAAGCGGCGCAAGAAGCTCCGGGCGCATCGTCACAAGAAGCGCACCTGGCAGAAGTAAACGTTTCGGTGCCGCCGTGCACCTGGCAACCGTTCACCCGCGGCCTGTG
This sequence is a window from Verrucomicrobiia bacterium. Protein-coding genes within it:
- the purS gene encoding phosphoribosylformylglycinamidine synthase subunit PurS; this translates as MKAKIVIAPKKAVLDPQGKAVQNALEHMGYRGIKAVHVGKYIEIDLEGQDPQAAAAWLHEACHKLLSNPIIEDYHFVIE
- a CDS encoding Ig-like domain-containing protein; the protein is MSASLALCGWLSAAQVTPGTGYFNRFETQPPATDWATLSRAGGANDSYDMDADVNANITAAGVTTAVAADSGNPPAANASALWSSVGQYLCVRPTGNRYTVLMGKFVNATGTNATQVTVSYQLTITGGGVAEENGRGTRVYYSLTGLTNSWVNIPALNTTANDMAATVMTAALNIEWTNGATLYLVWADDNATGNPTDSAHQIDNFSLQVTAGLPESTNLVCALTAPTNGLVVASGTAIAAAATVARGTPPYTVQWFVDDAPYGAPQTSAPFATELTGLSLGTHRVYVRAGDAGQQTAFSATNTITVLPALTVSLTAPLDGATIDYQLNVIASASVSGGTQPYSVQFLVDNEPAGNPLTEPPFTANLGRLFVGSHTVQARVRDARGWESLSPVHQITVSGPLAVQLLPNDGTRLNFGAALLLQTETGGGTAPYTLTFYTNEAVADVVRAAPYELNLGVLPVGSYTCYVHAVDSSPTTQTAYSTTNVITIRDNPLNITLTSPTNNQRVATNNVYSVSANVSVLPPVTVARVEFFFDGVSLGVDTTAPYSMVVSNRQLGTHTVYAVATDSLGRQKTSATNTLEFIIDPLANDNFVNRTRLSIPATVTGSNVGATTETGEPRGTGFFQRGASVWFSFVAPISGSVRVDTFGSSFNTTLGIYRGTAVNTLTEVAYNDNAPGYADVSLITFNATEGVEYHIQLAGAPGFGTPPATGTYVLNLSMPPVVRIVSPTNNTLFLTGEAIPISITATAAVGTLQQVELYRNGVLAATDTTAPYEFTLTNAPPGSNALVAVAVDSLGQRASSATVNVLVANLGMTITSPADGATYLSTNPITVNALAMLREGNMTNVNFYADGRWFASDSTAPYSGVWSNVSPGVHELTVVGTDEAGRQYPSPPVLIAVAYRLIPSNSVWKYLDDGSDQGTAWRELNFDDSEWESGPGQLGYGDGDEATVINSGPSGNFFITTYFRRDLIIADPAQFTNLVFQVLRDDGAVVYVNGVEAARYNMPAGPITYTTLANNAMDDGTVYYAADVSPALLRPGRNVIAVEVHQSSSTSTDVTFDLQLLGVPFIPRNKLPDVTVTQPPAGAKYLLGEPVRVEATAQDADGEVVRMSIYAGGQLLASAQGAQISFVWSNAPAGLHELVVMADDSAGGRGKSPVIPVAVFPPGNTGWRAVNDQQPGPASHPYATFYTPFGRVGGALSSGPLWDVFSGTPLAARLSVSGQQLVATTQCGAPPPGTPAHQIFGPYVDFGTYYGDNGILMYGQGQLVHEFSGLNPARKYRLRATVVGGNAAYANWWTLFALEGATAFAGAHTANVLTQGQYPLVLQAHQAAMAVGDNRTGDVIGWDEIVPSAAGRLRLISSLYSGPVPGGQVPSPLTYAPVAVMLEEAGGPAPLVWLTAPTNGWVEEGPLAVTLQAEALAYDAVSRVDFVGNNQVLASIASAPYRFTWTNAPFGTNTVMAVACGASGAGATSAPVSFVLTVPPPNELPPTVAYVYPPPGTVTNLTRIQVIFSEKVVGVDAADLLINGVPATNMTGSGSNYVFYFPQPAFGNVGVQWSSNHNITDLGWPIRLEFYEFSAGATWDYVLADLTPPTIVAKNPPAGASLTNLTQVTVTFSEPVAGVDAADFLVNNVPAYDVQQQNLTNYTFFFSQPASGTVNISWAVNHGITDRATPPNNFNRTGSGATWSYTLDAKTILIPSNSLWRFVKGTQEASDPREAWRQFGFDDSGWSNAPAPFFFGDPYSNGVPAYTLLDDMRSNYTSIYLRRPFVVPNPTAVTNLYLRAIMDDGMVVWINGVEVLRYNVPAGDLAYDATASSAIMEQNGLPYTNYALLDPRLYLRAGTNIIAVHALNESLSASSDFCFNAELFTYIPNTELEAPRLVQRLPDATYLFALTNITVVFSEPVTNVQASDLLINGQPAASVSSPSNHIYIFSFPQPPYGPVTVAWVANHGIVDLDLVPKPFTGGTWQHVLLNPDLPYVTAVTPAAGSRLGELTQIALTFSEPVQGVKAGDLLINGTPAAAVSGGGAQYVFTFPQPAYGSISVTFAENHQIRDFAASPNRLDVTWPAHTWSYTLVDMTPPVLAGIQPPPNTMVTGLTQITVTFSEPVSGVTANDLLINGRAARTVTGSNAVYTFTFPQPNASQVTVTWAANHGIRDLAATPNNFDAAAPGASWVYLTPDNLPPSLASVSPGPNLRVRSLKRIRVTFDEPVTGVDAADLRVNNQPALSVSGTGAGPYEFVLPAVSTGVVNVAWAAGHGIRDVATPANSFAGGSWTYTVEPGLPGPFAVKHVILISVDGLGSVYLSNYIYHASEYFPNFTRLFTEGSSTLNARNDYTQSETVPNHSSMLTGRPVAQPEGWDNTTHHGVTFNSDNGLTIHVTGNTAVPYKSSPFDVAHDYGLSTAFLYSKQSLTFLARSWSTGGGADLIGTDNGSNKIDRLLSSVNAGNYGPSSALVDELVGRIAATNLWNFTFMHWTELDQYGHQAGWGSATYSNQMRNLDEQMGRLLDALLANPEVGRQTVIIVTADHGGTGIGHADPANSTIYSIPLCFWGAGIAAGGDPYQMFSNRANPGSARYNYNETRVLLPLYNGDCANLSVTLLGLPQVPGSSLMPVFGPKPVSLVAGRSQGAVQIVWPDHEALVLQVSPALGPQANWQPVTQGITLENGLRIFRVMPQGGTPPQFYRLVREN
- the purQ gene encoding phosphoribosylformylglycinamidine synthase subunit PurQ translates to MNFAVLQFPGSNCDQDCVHVLKNVLGHSAWLQWHKEHSLGAADAVIVPGGFSYGDYLRTGAIARFSPVMQAVQEFAARGGLVLGICNGFQILCEAGLLPGALVRNRSLQFRCEHVYLRVATADSPFTCLTPEGSVLRIPVAHGEGCYFADDATLAQLQTGRQILWQYCNVHGELTERANPNGSLLNIAGICNAARNVAGLMPHPERASESILNGEDGRRLLESIIHWWQKYAAAPAA
- the purL gene encoding phosphoribosylformylglycinamidine synthase subunit PurL, translating into MSDPAITPELVQKHGLTPEEYHMILDILGRPPTYTELGIFSVMWSEHCSYKNTRPLLKTFPTKSSSILVGAGEENAGIVDIGDGLAIAFKMESHNHPSAVEPFQGAATGVGGIIRDIFTMGARPICALDSLRFGDLSKPSVKRLFSGVVSGIAHYGNCFGIPTVGGEVYFDPSFEGNPLVNVFALGVLRHEQIARGKASGVGNPVFYVGPATGRDGLAGAAFASQDLTEESAEQQRGAVQVGDPFMEKLLVEACLELLATDAVAGIQDMGAAGLTCSTCETAARAGTGIEIELDRVPQRAPNMSAYEIMLSESQERMLIIVKKGREAEVQRIFDKWDLPWAQIGVVTDTGRMVVKHHGQVVADIPAAKLANDAPVYYRESRTPAYFQVTRAFSLAQLPDVPQPMACLKKLLAWPTIASKNWVYRQYDHMVRNGTVVLPGSDAAVVRLKEDCLPVLPAGSPAAGRPVPEKYLALTSDCNAAYVYLDPYEGGKAAVAEAARNLACSGARPLGVTDNLNFGNPHNPELFFQLKEAVRGVAEACRVFDAPVTGGNCSLYNQSPEGPIDPTPTVAMVGIIERREHITTQWFKAEGDVILLLGHPVEASDPYQGLGGSAYLLLLHRQKMGTPPPCDLAREKRLHDTLRELIAQGWVRSAHDCSEGGLAVCLAECCMSQREARGHSVLRGAEVDFTPWQDARQDALWFGEAHGRVVISTAPADAEKVEAWARNRGVPVHRLGVVKGRTLKIKTASSSHSARVSTLHDLWWNAIDRAMSQ
- the hisG gene encoding ATP phosphoribosyltransferase — its product is MKAKAKQDNTETPRKLRLGLPKGSLQDATLEKMAKAGWNITLSSRSYVPYVDDPELEIRLIRAQEISRYVDHGHLDCGITGYDWIVENGSDVHEVGEFLFSKATRQAARWVLCVPEDSPIQSVKDLEGKRIATEVVNITKKYLRKHGVKAEVEFSWGATEVKAHEMVDAIVDITETGSSLRANKLRIVDTLLSSTPRLIANHQAWKDPWKRRKIEILALLLRGALDAEAKVGLKLNIEQSRLPGVLERLPALRNPTISQLSQPGWVAVETIIDEHVVRQLIPELKAAGAEGIIEYPLNKVVY